The Microbulbifer sp. YPW1 genome contains the following window.
TTCGCCCGGGCACTGCTCTGCGCAGATATCCCGTACAATGGCAACATTTCCCCCGGCGGGAGCCAGAGAAAGTACAGGAACCCCACAGCGATGCATCGCTTCCATCAATCCCTCGTCGCCACAGGGCTACTGGCCGTCGCTGGTGGCGCGATCGCAGCAGATAGTCTTGCTCAGTCCGAGCAGCTGGAACAGCTGACCGTCACCGGCACCCGCGAACCACGCCCGCGCAGCGAGCTGGCCGAATCCCTGTCCAGTGTCAGCCGGGATACTCTGCTCGCCATCAGCCCCATCCATCCGAGTCAGGCATTGACCGCAGTACCGGGCACCCTGATCAGCCGCGGCAATGGTCAGGAGAGCCTGATCGCCATCCGCTCGCCGGTACTCACCGGTGCCGGCAGCTGCGGCGCCTTTGCGATCACCGAGGAAGGGATTCCGCTGCGCGGTACCGGTTTCTGTAACGTCAACCAGCTGTTCGATGGCAATTTCGAGCAGGCGCAACGTATCGAGGTGCTGCGCGGCCCCGGTGGCGTACTGTACGGCTCCGACGCCCAGCACGGCGTGATCAATCTCCTGAGCCAGCCACCGGCAGATGGCGAGGAATCTACGCTGGCACTGGAGGGCGGTGCCAATGATTACACTCGACTCCGCCTGGGGCACAGTCGCGGCGACTCACAAGGGGGTTACCGCATCAATTTTAACGGTGCCCATGACGGTGGCTTCAAGGAAAACGCCGGCTTTGACCAGCAGAAATTGCAACTGCGCCACGATGGACAGTGGTCGGACTGGTCCAGCCGCGCGCTGCTGAGCCTGAGCAACCTGAATCAGGAGACCGCCGGCTACGTTACCGGTAAGGATGCCTTCAGAGACGGGGATCGAAAACGGGAAAATCCCAACCCGGAGGCCTTCCGCGACAGCCAGTCTGCGCGCGCTCAGGTGCGGCTGGAAAAGTCACTGTACGATGGCAGTACACTCCAGGTCACCCCCTATGTCCGCTACACGGATATGGCGTTTCTGATGCACTTTCTGCCGGGCACGCCCCTGGAGGAAAACGGCCAGCGCGGGCTGGGGCTGCAGAGTACTTATCGCTTCGCCGCCAGTGAAACCCTGGATATGACCAGCGGTGTCGATCTCGAATTCACCGATGCCTGGCTGCGCCAGACCCAGGAAGGGGGATTCTCGGTTTTTCCCGCGGGCAAACAGTATGACTATCAGGTAGACGCGGCACTCGCCGCCGCCTTTGCGCAGGGAGAGAAAGCGATCGCCGACACAACCCGCGCAACCCTTGGCGGCCGGATAGAATACCTGCGTTACGACTACGACAACCGCATGCGCAGCGGCGATACCACCGACAGCGGCGGCCTGTGTATCAGCAGTTTTACCGGCGCTGTGGGCTGTCGCTATACCCGTCCCGAGGATCGCCGCGACGACTTCACCAGTGTTTCCATCAATGCCAGCCTGGTACACGAGTTTTCCGCAGACCTGAACGGGTCTCTGCGTCTGGCGCACGGATTTCGCGCGCCCCAGGCCAGCGAACTGTATCGCCTGCAGAACGGCCAGATGCATGCGGATCTGGAGCCGGAATCCATCGACAGTATCGAGCTCGGCCTGCGCCGCTGGGGTACGACGCTTCGCTACAGCCTGACCGGCTTTTAT
Protein-coding sequences here:
- a CDS encoding TonB-dependent receptor, with product MHRFHQSLVATGLLAVAGGAIAADSLAQSEQLEQLTVTGTREPRPRSELAESLSSVSRDTLLAISPIHPSQALTAVPGTLISRGNGQESLIAIRSPVLTGAGSCGAFAITEEGIPLRGTGFCNVNQLFDGNFEQAQRIEVLRGPGGVLYGSDAQHGVINLLSQPPADGEESTLALEGGANDYTRLRLGHSRGDSQGGYRINFNGAHDGGFKENAGFDQQKLQLRHDGQWSDWSSRALLSLSNLNQETAGYVTGKDAFRDGDRKRENPNPEAFRDSQSARAQVRLEKSLYDGSTLQVTPYVRYTDMAFLMHFLPGTPLEENGQRGLGLQSTYRFAASETLDMTSGVDLEFTDAWLRQTQEGGFSVFPAGKQYDYQVDAALAAAFAQGEKAIADTTRATLGGRIEYLRYDYDNRMRSGDTTDSGGLCISSFTGAVGCRYTRPEDRRDDFTSVSINASLVHEFSADLNGSLRLAHGFRAPQASELYRLQNGQMHADLEPESIDSIELGLRRWGTTLRYSLTGFYMEKEDVVFQSSARLNLGGGASRHYGLEYEVQWALADQWDLGLAGTFARHRYTNNVSAPGSGPIDSRGNDIDTAPRNLHNLSLSWQPRQATQVALQWQYTGSYFTDIENAHRYAGHDLLHLRLRQSLGVSTSLGIRVENLANVDYAERADYSSLGGGDRYFIGEPRSLYADIRFVF